Below is a genomic region from Chelmon rostratus isolate fCheRos1 chromosome 7, fCheRos1.pri, whole genome shotgun sequence.
tttctttctttcttagcttctttctttctttccttctttctttccttcttcctttctttctttcattctttccttctttctttcattctttccttctttctttctttctttctttctttctttctttcttcccttctttccttccttctttctttctttctttccttctttctttctttctttccttctttccttccttctttctttctttccttctttccttctttctttccttccttctttcttcccttctttccttccttccttccttctctccttccttccttttttgccttctttctttcttactttccttctttccttccttccttctttctttctttacttctgtccttccttctttccttctttctttccttccttccttctttctttctttctttacttctttccttccttccttccttctttccttctttcttcccttcttcccttccttcctctctttaaACCTTTCCTCAGCTTGTCTCCTGGCTTCATCTCGAATCTGcacttttcatgtttctttgatgtttttttttgtgaattaacTTCCACAAccctttccctcctttctctcagcGATGATGACATCATCTTCGAAGACTTTGCCCGCCAGCGGCTGATCGGCGCGAAGGACGACAAGGACGAAGACGAGGAGCCGGTGGACTCGCCCAAACTGGACGACAGATAAAGGCGCCGAGCgtcgccgccgccgccgctgctgttgttgtttcgCTGCTGTTTGTAGTGTGGAGCTAACGGAGGTCACCTTTAGGTCAAACCACGGTCTGGACACCCTTTAAACACTCGGCGGTGCCGTGTTTGTGTTCTCGTTCATGTTCGTCCTCTCCGCGTCCTGCCGGGGTGTAAAAGCTAGAGTACCGCAGCGTAGccatcagttgtgttttcagacGGAGCGGCCGTCCACTCCCTCGCCGGCCGGCCGGAGACTTGAGCCGGCGACCGCGGCACGGTAACGTGGCTGGTAGCATGCCTCTAATGTcactttgttctgtgtgtttccattagGGACCGAACAGGAGTAACGTTATGTTGAGATTAGTTTCGATGAGTCGTATCAGAGGGTCACTGCCGACTGCGGTCGATCTGGAACAGTCGTCACTCGAGCCACAACGTGGACTTCGGCTGACGGAGGTTTTTGTTAAgcgtcagtctgtgtgtggacGAAGCTGCAGACACACCAGAGGAAGAGTCATCTGCAGGACGTCCCGACTCACCGACCGGACCCGAATCCGTCAGGCAGCCGCCAATCGGCTGAGAGGAAGCGGAGCCCAGTTtgcatgaaatacatgaaatacatgaaatacaTGAATACTTTATATGATTTATTACTGTCATGAATAATCACCTCCACAGAGGAAAGAAGCGTACGagtgtttgttgtcatgttgaTCGTTTTGTAAATGATCGTCAGTGTGATCGTCCAATCGGCTGCAGgcttcacttcatttctttAAAACTTCTCTTCTTCCGGAGTAGACGACGACGGCTGCGTGTTCGACCTCGGCGTGTTCGTGGTGAcgatgaaaatgtgtttgtagaAATGAGTTTGAAAAGCTGACGACATCCAGACAGTGAATCAGTCACACTGAAGACTTTCTGCCACCTGTCAATTTAATCTCCTAAATCACAGCCTGGATTCTGTGTAAAGCATCGatcaaacaggatgtgatcacctgctaaactcacctggaaacagcacaaagtcaatatatttaacgttcattgatttctgtaaatatctgctgattctggatctgatgttttaaacacgttgtgacaggagcagctaaagactgggaaagatgtggaacgctccaaaaacacctgtttggatcattccacaggtaaacaggctgattggtaacaggtgagagcatcatgattggataaaggagattagTTCATGGACTCAGGAACTCTTGGTCAAACTTttgtcaggaaacagtttgtgaatgactgattctggttttattgagGTTTATTGAGTCCAGACTGttttgaatcagggttgtacctGCAGTCTTCTTACCTGCTCCTTTCAAAGTTTCTTctttattacattaaaaactgtttcaCAGGACTGAatttctctctgcaggctgtGATCAATGATTCAGAATGATCAGTGAACAGGATGATCAATGAACAGgatgtgaaaaacagcagaatgatCCTTTAATGACGTTGTGACACTTGAATACAGAAACAGTGAGGAAATGTTTCATCTGATCATTCCCAGTAAAACGTGTCGGAAATGTCCCCCCATGTGAACCGAGCCAGTGTTcatagctctgtgtgtgtgtgtgtgtgtgtgtgtgtgtgtgtgtgtgtgtgtgtgtcactctttACCTGACAGGCTGaatgaactgttttttttttttcgctgaAACCCGACATTACAGGATAAAACACGTCTTTATTTGtaacatcattttatttggcttttattttgacagggCCGGGAGGAAGTCTGTATATTCTACTGCATCTTTAATAAAAGGACATTTGTGgctttaaatgtaaaagtgaGTGTATCACATGcacactgcagctccagctgtgacaGATCACTAACAGCTCGTTAAGGTTGTTTTTTTGATTAGGACTCATTCTGATTGGACGTGTGATGTATGATGTCATCGAGGTTTCGGGAGGATTCCTGAGACGTGCACGCAGCACATTCACACTATAGTTTGTCAGGAAACATTATCCAGATTTCTGGATACGTGTGAATGTCACAGCACCGACCTTTGGAGAAGGTGGTTGAAAGATGTCGGGTCAGTTGATCGCAGTGTGCACGGCTGCTAACGACGACGTTAAAGGAATATTCATTAGCCATGGAAACATTAGctcaacagctggaaacaagcTCAGGTCAAAGGTCTGATGACGAGCTGCGATACCGACACCTTGATGAGGAAAACATCTTTCAATCATTCAccaaatgtttcatgtttcgCTCCACTGGTCTCCAATCAGTCCAGACCGTCATTAATCTGTCATCTCAAATCACgatgacagaaacacatcagcagacaGATGAATAATTAAACTTAACGAACCAAAAAGTCACGTTACAAAGATTCAAATGACTCTTCACTAATTCTTTAAAGGGATCCACTCAGTTATTTCTTTACATTCATGCAAAAGACCAAAAGActcagaagaaagaagaagaagtgaacGACTAAAGGTGAGGTCACGTTACAGAAAATGACGACACGTCGACATGAAGGTTTGCGGCGGAGCGGGAAACGCTCACCTTTGTTCTTTTCCAGCAGGAGAAACTTTCACCGTCACCGTCTTTAGTTTAAAAATCCTCAAAAAGCCGTTTCGAATTTCTTTGGTGCGAACGCCGTAGATGATGGGGTTGACGGTCGCCGGGAACAGAATGTACATCAGTCCCAGGAAGGTGTTGATGTCCGTCGCTATGGGGATGTTCAGGTTGTGAGAGAGGAACGTGACGCTGCCCACCAGGTAGAAACACATCATGACGATCAGGTGAGTGCCGCAGGTGTGGAAGGCCTTCCAGCGGTCCTCGCTGGCCACCGCCGCTCGCGAGACCACGCTCAGGATCTTCATGTAGGAGAAGAAGATGAGCGGAATGTCCACGCCGACGAAGCAGACGATCACAGCGAGGCCTATAGCGCTGTTCCTCTCCGTGCTGTCGCACGCCAGGCTGACCAGCGCCATGTGGTCACAGTAGCAGTGCTGGATCGTGTTGGAGCCGCAGAACCGCAGCGAACCCGCCAAACCGACCAGCGTCGCCATGATGGAGCCGCTGCGGACCAGAGCGAACAGCAGGAGCTTCGCGAACATGGACGAGTCGATGATTTTGGCGTAGCGCAGCGGCTGGCAGATGGCCACGTAGCGGTCCAGCGCCATTGCCAGCAGCAGCGTTGACTCCagtgaggacaggaagtgagtgaaGAACATCTGAGTCAAGCAGCCGGCCAATGAGATTTCATCCCTGTCGAACAGGAGGCCGAGGAGCATGTTGGGGACGATGGTGGTCACCACGAGGACGTCGACGACGCAGAGCGTGCAGATGAGGAGGTACATGGGGCTGTGCAGACTCTCCACGCTGCGGATCACGTACACCAGCAGCGAGTTTCCCAGCAGCGCCGACAGGTAGGAGGCGGAGAACGGCAGCGCCAGCAGCCGCCGCTGTTTCTGCAGCTCGGGGAAACCTCTGAACACGAAGGTGCTGTGGGAGAAGTTCCGGCTCAGCGACGCCTCCAACATGACGCCGGCTTCACCTGAGCGGCGCCGGTTCAGACGGCGAACCCCGTCATCGCACGCAGCATCACGTCAGTTCAGCCAGCGATGACCGGGACACGGGAGCCAATGAGCTCGCATCGTCAGGCGTCATTCACAGATCTGTGAGTTCAACAGAAAGGGTcgtttaatttaaaataatgtttgagCTGATATCTGTGTGATCATCAAGATCTTCATCAGGTATATGATACATAAACaatatgcatgcatatatatcaatataaatatatatattaaacatttatattaaacatacatgtttatatattaaacatttatgTGAAACATATATATTAAactacggaagccgagaacggccaggtccgtataattttttttttttttaccgttttctcgtgataacgaattattatttcattatctcgagataacaaagaccgttttcccgtgataacgaattaaatgatttggttctcggcttccgtatagcctacacacagagcctccaacagGACGGCGGTTAATTTGATGACAAGGGAACACGGAGCcgagtcaggagagaggagtgctcacagagctaacattagcgccgacgctgctaactttatgttagcaacggcagctgcagttagctctCAGTTTagtcaggaagctgctgcagtcagtcctcCAGGAATGGCCTCGGCATCGTAACGGTCTCTGTCATCGTcgctgaaggctgtgtgttgctCCGGTCCGGAGTTATTCATTGTAAACGTGCCGTTTGTTAGGATGTCttactgttagctgctgttTTGGCCAGATGTTTGCACAAACATACTCAAAATACTATTAAAACTGtctaaaaaacagctgtcacaaaacaaaacgtgGTCGACGTGagtgaatgcagcacagagcagagggaacAGCGCTCGTTAGGTCTGACAGCGAGGTTTGCTTTGCTAGTTACTGTGATTTAAACACAAGTTGTTGTTCATAATGTCTCGTTCATCATAAACAATCAATGCTTAgccataatgtaaacacactcatcacatcactgctaataaacactttatcaagCTACATCGTGCTAAATTAGCACTAGCCTTCGTTAGCgatttgtctgtgtagaaacccCGAAATCGAGAACCAGTCTATGCTGAGAACCAAACAATTTAATGcgttatcacgagaaaacggTAAAAACTAAATTATACGGACTTCCGTATCCGTATTAAACatttatattaaacatttatattataatttcacccaaatcacatgaaaaaataGTTTGTCActtactgaaaaacaaaaaacagtggaGATTTTTGTGAtttataaatacacacacactcacacacaaacactcacacacacacacacacacacacacactcacacacacacacactcacacacacacacacactcacacacacacactcacacacacacacactcacacacactcacacacacacacactcacacacacacacacactcacacacacacacactcacacacacacacacactcacacacacatcgtgTTTTACTCAAACGTCACATTAACATTCGGTGGacttaaacagcattttttttttgaacattttggttgaagaaggaaagaaagtctGACGTATAAATGAGGTAAAAGTTTCTCAATGACGTCACTTTAATAAGAAACACGCGTCCTTACGTGCGGCGCCGGCGGTCTCCACTTGACCTGGAGCCCTCTGCTGCATGTCGTCCCTTTCCACTCCGTCACTGCTCTGTTCAGGAAGGCGCTTTCataaactcctcctcctcagtttaGACCGGTTTCACTGAAGGTTGTTGCTGTCGGGCCGAACACGAGTGCTGTGTCCTACCTGCTGTGGTTCATCAGCTGGTCATCGAGAAGaactctgtcctctctcccttcatcttaTACCTGACGTCCAAACGTCCCACAGGAAGGCTGATCCCAAACGCAGCagcactctgattggctgaaaccAGTTTAAACCAATTTGAGCGTCCCTGAGCCAATTAGAGGAGAAGCAAATGGACTGAAAGTTCCCCGGAGATGAATGAACCTCGTTTACTCTAGGCCTCAGAGCAGACGTCCACGTCCTGACCTTCAGCTTTGACTCCTCTTCACTTTGGTCCTGCTGAACGTTGCAGACGGAAACgtttgtgacatttttcatgGTCACATGTTACGACATGTTTCGCTCGTTATGACGACAGTTAGTCTCTGAGTAACAGATTTATCATTCAAGTCACTGatgaagcaaaaatgtcaaatatttcctgatttcgggggggggggggcagcaccACTCCTCAAATCTAACAGGCCacccaaagtgtgtgtgtgttcggctAATGGGGCGGCCACTACTCTAAAGCATGATTGGCTACGGGCCCAGTGGGGGGCGGGACCTGAGTTTGACTGACGAGGGTTTTTTGAACGTTAAATATTTCAAACCTTTCAGATCTTTGAAAGACTTTTATTGTGAGTGTCGGCTTAACGAACGTCAggtaagaaaataaaacacctgAACAGAGAGCATCAGCGACTGTGACCATGTCACCAGTCCCACCTGTGTCTGTCCACCGTgctaaggtcaaaggtcaaacgaGGCTTATTTTACCTGTACCTGTCAGGTAGAGGTGAGTTCTCCTCGTCATCGGAGAAATGGAACGAACATCGTCGTGTGATCTGTGAATGAGAGGAAGGAGCATCTTCACAGGGTTGAACTGGAAATCATCGCTTCAGGCCGGCGGCTTGTTGAAGCTAATTGGCCCCGAGGTCAAAACAGAGAGTCGGTTTCCTCTGTGAAGAACGCTGGGATTAATTATGTCCTCTGTTTAATTAGTCTCTTCAGTCAGGGTGGTGGGACTCTGCGGCTGTAATGAGATTTCTGTTTAGTTCCAGGTTTCTGATCCTCATTAAACCATCAGGTTTCCTCTTCAAACCACaaccagagctgaaatgaaagatCCTCATCTAAGACCTCAAGTCTCTGTCAAGACATTTTTCCTtcaataaacaggaagtgttgctgAATCCAGGTGTTCTCCCGCTGAGTTTTCCTTCTTGTTGTTGATCTGAAGGAATATAAACCTGCTCTCCGGCTTCATTTCTCTGctctgaacttttatttttatttattgatttattttaaatctgttttattggCCTGTACAATCACAGATTGaaatttaaacagaaacagcaagaaACCCGTGGATGGCTGGTTAGTTTGCAGAGCATGTTAAACAAAGACAGTAATAATCATCATGTGTACATCAGCTCACAGTGATCTGACAGACTGAAGGGATTCCACAttctctgaaaacagacatCCTTTCCTCTCAGAGTTAGCCTGATCTTCTTCTCTAATTTTAAGAAGTAAAGGACCTCCTTGACCCAGACTGAGTAGGTGGGTGGGACTGATGGTTTCCATTTCAACAGTATCAGCCTTCTGGCCAGCAGAGATGTGTCTGAGggaagtgagagaggagaaggacaCACACCGACCAAAGCAGTGAAAGCATCAGGGGCTACGTTCCTCCTTGTCACCTCACTCAGTGTACTAAATATCTCTGACCAGAAGCCGGTCAAAGAGGGACAGCTCCAAAACATGTGCGAGTAAATCGCTGGCATCGATCACACGGAGGAGACGACACAGAGAACATTTTAGCCAGCCGGGCCTTCGTATAGTGAGCTCGATGTAATATTCAACACATGAAAGTATGCCTAAGAAGTTTGTACTCTCCTCATGGCTCCCCCCCAAACATCCTCTGGGATCTCCATCCCCAAATCTGCCTCCCAAACTGTCCTAAGTGGAGTAgaagaaaacactcaaataaaaataacagatgGACCCCTTCAGTGAAGGGGGAGGCTTTAAGAAGGTCTCACAGTCTAAGGGCTTAGGAAGAGCAGGAAAGCTTGGAAGTGCGACGGATTGAACTGGTAACTTATCTGCCGTCTGTAGACCACAGAGTCAGAACAAAACCTCCTTCTCTGACCTCCCCCCTGTTTCAAGTTCTGGCTTTTAATTTTAGgtgattttaatgttcatgtcTGTCCCTCTAACACCTCCCGACTGATCGTTTGCATCTTACTGACGTTTTTAACTTGCTCAACACGTCAATAATCATTCAGGAGAATCTGAGCGTTTGTGTCAGCGGCTGTATGCGTTTCCTACATTCCCCTCcggtccagcaggtggcagtgtgTCGAACATTAGCTGTTCACACAAACGGTTCCTGttcacaaaagaagaagaaaaagaacgTGAGAGGGACGGAGGACCTGCCAGCAAGGCTAAATGTCTGTGCAAGTGTCTCTTGAGATGGGAGGGGGCGTACCTGCACTTCCTGAAGaacagcatcctgcagcagaTTTCAGTGGATCACACGGAGGGAAAAGTGTCAAATCTGTCAAACATAAGATCCCCGAGAGGcccagaaacatgctccaccactGACGGTGTTACTCTGTCTCTGATCAGGGTTTTCATACCCCGCCAGCAGTCAGCAGCGCAGTCAGCGTCACAGCCGAAGcattcagtgtcagtgatgtgttcaaACCCCTCAGGAATAATCAGTGTTCAGTAAAGTCAAAGTTGTGTTTTGGTTTCTAACATGCAGGATGTTGACCGTGTCCCACTTCAGGTGATTCTGACCACATGACTGGAGTCACTTCCTGAAGGAGGTAACCTCGATCCATGCTGCTGGGATAGTTTAAAAGAAGCTACTGCTGGTGCTTTTAGGGTTCACTGTGTGTCCCTTTGCCTACCTGTAAGgagtatgtggacagtggtcaGGGTGGTGGGATGGTTCAGGGAGGGGCGCCGGGAAATtttccttattttcaaatcaacCATTGTTGCCCAGCGACGCCCCACGGCTCTGAGCTCTCTGTTCGGGGAGACTCCTGTCAGCTTTGGGGccactagctgcatggctaactgagctaattAGTAGTAGCGAGTAGCTTCAGCCATTGATAGCTACAGCAAAGATTATCGTGTGCAGCAGTTAGTGGTTGCCCTGACGATGACCTTTGACAGATGGCTATTTATTCCATATTACACCTTTAATGTCAAAATTATGAGATAGTGATTAAATTTGTGGAGATTAAGTCAAAATTGTTAAAGGAGTCTTTTTTTAAGTAAGATACGAAGTCAACATTTTGACtttaagatgcaaaatgactaAGAAAGGCTAATTATGACTTAGTGAGACATGATTAAGTAAAATGTGATTCAATCTTATGAGAACGTctcatatttctgtcttcagaAGTCAAGATGCTGACTCAGTACATTATAAAACCACCATAAACAGACCATAATGTtgactttccaccactgttttcTTTGTACCTTTCCTAAATTGTGCCTGTTTGATGTTTCCCTGGTAGACCGAAGCCTTCCGCAGACATGTCACATCTCAGAAACTCACAGTTTGGACAAAGCGAAAAAACACGTCAGCGTCTTCAGGATGTGCTGTCGGATCTCGTTGGTTCTGATCCCGTAGATGATCGGGTTGAAGCAGCTCGGAAAGAACAGGTACATGATGCTGAAGAAAACCCGAACGGCTGCAGGGAGACCGTTTCTGATCCGATAGGACAGGAAGGCTGTGAGTATGATGGTCAGGCTGACGGACATCACCACGATGTGGGTGACGCAGGTGTGGAGCGCCCTGACACCTGACCTGCCGGACCTCAGCACGGAGCTGAAGATGACTATGTAGGAGGcagcgatgatgatgaagtCGGCCACAGGGATGAGGAACACTGAGATCAACCCCACCAGGTTGTTGATGGCGGTGCTTCCACAGGCCAGCTCCACCAACGCCATGTGCTCACAGAAACAGTGGTTCACATTTCTGAAGCAGAGCGACAAAGATCCTGCAAGACTCACAACCACTGACACCAGGAAAACATTTCGGATCAGAAGAGGGATCACAAACTTGAGGAATCTGGGTAACGCCATGCGTTCGTGGTAGTGGAGCGGCGTGCAGATGGCGAAGTAGCGGTCCAACGCcatccacagcagcagagtggacTGAAACGCTCCTAACAGgtgaatgaaaaacatctgaaccaggcagccaatcagagagatTCCCCTCCAGTCAAACAGGAAGCTCAGCAGCATGTTGGGGACGAAGAACAGCGGGAGGCTCAGGTCCACGCAGGCCATGCCGGCGATGAGGATGCACATCGGCGAGTGGAGGCTCCTCTGAGAGACGATGACGTACAGCAGCAGGGAGTTGGCCGACAGCGACACGGCAAACATGATGAAGAAAGGGATGAAGAGGACGGGCCTCAGCGCTCCGAGGTCATCGAAACCATCCAggatgaaatgtttgtgtgaggaGACGTTGACTCTCAGCGGCTCCATCTCCTCCTAAAACCTAAAACCTTCTCCAGGATTCAGCTGGATTACCTGAAAACAGGGACAAACATGTTCAGTCACTTTTTCAAAGACGCATCTGTAACCCAAATATAAAGGAGCCACACGCACACAACTACAGCTTCAAAAGGTAAAGATCTGTCAGTACACCTGGGCTGTCAGTACACCTGTACTGTCAGTTCACCTGTACTGTCAGTACACCTG
It encodes:
- the LOC121608668 gene encoding olfactory receptor 52K1-like, which produces MEPLRVNVSSHKHFILDGFDDLGALRPVLFIPFFIMFAVSLSANSLLLYVIVSQRSLHSPMCILIAGMACVDLSLPLFFVPNMLLSFLFDWRGISLIGCLVQMFFIHLLGAFQSTLLLWMALDRYFAICTPLHYHERMALPRFLKFVIPLLIRNVFLVSVVVSLAGSLSLCFRNVNHCFCEHMALVELACGSTAINNLVGLISVFLIPVADFIIIAASYIVIFSSVLRSGRSGVRALHTCVTHIVVMSVSLTIILTAFLSYRIRNGLPAAVRVFFSIMYLFFPSCFNPIIYGIRTNEIRQHILKTLTCFFALSKL
- the or55e1 gene encoding olfactory receptor 51E2, with translation MLEASLSRNFSHSTFVFRGFPELQKQRRLLALPFSASYLSALLGNSLLVYVIRSVESLHSPMYLLICTLCVVDVLVVTTIVPNMLLGLLFDRDEISLAGCLTQMFFTHFLSSLESTLLLAMALDRYVAICQPLRYAKIIDSSMFAKLLLFALVRSGSIMATLVGLAGSLRFCGSNTIQHCYCDHMALVSLACDSTERNSAIGLAVIVCFVGVDIPLIFFSYMKILSVVSRAAVASEDRWKAFHTCGTHLIVMMCFYLVGSVTFLSHNLNIPIATDINTFLGLMYILFPATVNPIIYGVRTKEIRNGFLRIFKLKTVTVKVSPAGKEQR